The Patescibacteria group bacterium genome window below encodes:
- a CDS encoding DUF2330 domain-containing protein: MKKIILAISLILLVMPTAVSADGAIFPPPDYWIQETDQKAVIFHNENTETMILSVTFRGDAENFSWIVPTPSRPEVSKSTDELFTALDKLTAPEYSYRVTPMYSGAARDAATAEGGVVVLETKKVEYYDITVLEADDPEALTKWLKDNNYQFPEEGKYLFDDYINNKWYFTAIKLDTESISGGVEAQLRQGHAVPLKFIFASSKIVFPLKISGIAEYFKYPNPEPTPLMMESGEAGSASAGVAVGANTATVEAYPVTDYYYPRQPGVNILLYVFSDHKKDLPGFTTNYASWIKSKDIEKLAVESNGDYWIQPEEGKYYLTKLSRYMQPSEMTYDLYFRDADDNDEIGVPEADWENVLTGILLFLIILSISVVIGVLSPVGLVFILCALLQFFSKHKVVKIVAWILQSLALLTTVSLGALLFLGWSAYRADYWTGTIYDSSMAAAISVVWIIFTAAMIGVMVWQISRLRKNKKK, translated from the coding sequence ATGAAAAAAATCATTCTCGCGATCAGCCTCATCCTTCTTGTAATGCCGACAGCTGTCTCCGCCGACGGCGCTATTTTTCCGCCGCCAGATTATTGGATTCAAGAAACAGATCAAAAAGCCGTGATTTTTCACAATGAAAACACGGAAACAATGATTCTTTCCGTAACTTTCCGAGGAGACGCGGAAAATTTTAGCTGGATTGTTCCCACGCCTTCCCGTCCCGAAGTTTCTAAATCTACTGATGAACTTTTTACCGCCTTGGACAAATTAACGGCTCCAGAATATAGTTATCGGGTTACGCCGATGTATAGTGGCGCGGCGCGGGACGCGGCAACAGCTGAAGGTGGCGTAGTGGTTCTTGAAACAAAAAAGGTGGAGTATTATGACATCACTGTTCTTGAAGCTGATGATCCCGAGGCCTTAACAAAATGGCTTAAAGATAATAATTACCAATTTCCAGAAGAGGGGAAATATTTGTTTGATGATTACATTAATAATAAATGGTATTTTACCGCGATTAAACTTGATACTGAATCAATAAGCGGGGGAGTTGAAGCGCAATTGAGACAGGGCCATGCCGTGCCGCTTAAGTTTATTTTTGCTTCTTCAAAAATTGTTTTTCCTTTAAAAATTTCCGGCATTGCTGAATATTTTAAATATCCTAATCCCGAACCAACTCCGCTCATGATGGAAAGTGGCGAGGCCGGAAGTGCGAGCGCGGGTGTTGCGGTCGGTGCGAATACTGCCACAGTTGAAGCTTATCCGGTTACGGATTACTACTATCCACGGCAGCCGGGCGTGAATATTCTTCTTTACGTTTTTTCTGACCATAAAAAAGATTTGCCTGGATTTACTACGAATTATGCCAGTTGGATCAAATCAAAAGATATCGAAAAATTGGCAGTTGAATCAAATGGTGATTATTGGATCCAGCCAGAAGAGGGAAAATATTATCTGACAAAATTATCGCGTTATATGCAGCCGTCAGAAATGACTTACGATTTGTATTTTCGTGACGCGGATGACAACGATGAAATCGGAGTACCAGAAGCAGATTGGGAAAATGTTTTGACAGGCATTTTACTTTTCTTAATAATTCTTAGTATTTCTGTTGTGATAGGGGTGCTCTCGCCCGTTGGTTTGGTTTTTATTCTTTGCGCCTTGCTGCAGTTTTTTTCTAAACATAAGGTCGTCAAAATTGTCGCCTGGATTCTTCAGAGTTTAGCCCTTTTGACTACAGTTTCTTTGGGCGCGCTTCTCTTTTTAGGATGGTCGGCGTATAGAGCTGATTATTGGACGGGGACAATTTATGATTCAAGTATGGCGGCGGCGATTAGTGTTGTTTGGATTATTTTTACGGCCGCGATGATTGGAGTTATGGTTTGGCAGATTTCACGTTTAAGAAAAAATAAAAAAAAGTAA
- the lon gene encoding endopeptidase La produces MEAEKFSGTMDSKAKKELAVIPLVDVVVFPRVALTLIVKKEKTMKALDYAMQHDQIAVCVAEKRDVGDKITQDDLYSIGTLAKIREITKQPDGSVRIVVEGMMRAKITEFLSFDPFVRVKVEPAPEPMVKKTERIEALMYSLINQFKECISLGATVPFDVLLVILNITDPWELADLMTINLDFKVEEKQEILEADNIEGKLGKLGESIGRQLKVLRMAQKIQAETGKELGKMEKEMFLREQMKTIEKELGMAGGRTEVEELKAKIEKAGMPSEAKEQALKELARLEKMPSFSPEISYIRTYLDWLAMLPWSRKTESKVDIKKAKNILDDDHYGLDKVKERVLEYLAVQKLVGKIKGPILCFSGPPGTGKTSIGKAIAKALGRKFFRMSLGGIRDEAEIRGHRRTYVGALPGRIIQGINTAGTKNPVFMLDEIDKVGADFRGDPSAALLEALDPEQNYSFSDHYLEVPFDLSDVMFITTANILDTIPPALRDRMEMIEFPGYIEEEKFHIAEKFLLPKQLKENGLENGSRLIITEPALKTIIREYTREAGVRELERNIAAVCRKVARKIAEGDHKNYKVGISDLHQFLGPAKYHTTMAEKKDEVGVATGLAWTQAGGEILLIEATKMPGKGQLILTGQLGKVMQESAQAAYSYARSRAKVFGIKDKFYKDSDIHIHVPAGAIPKDGPSAGVAMATAIISVLTGRPIKKDVGMTGEVTLRGRAMEIGGVKEKVLAAHRADIKTIVLPKDNEKDLEELPNNVRKDLKFIFAKDVDDVLRAAMGKQLILSK; encoded by the coding sequence ATGGAGGCAGAAAAATTTTCAGGCACGATGGATAGTAAGGCAAAAAAGGAATTAGCAGTCATCCCGCTGGTTGACGTTGTTGTTTTTCCGAGAGTTGCATTGACCTTGATAGTTAAAAAGGAAAAGACCATGAAGGCGTTGGACTACGCCATGCAGCATGATCAAATAGCGGTTTGTGTCGCGGAAAAAAGAGACGTGGGAGACAAAATCACCCAAGACGATCTTTATTCCATCGGCACGCTTGCTAAAATAAGGGAAATTACAAAACAGCCCGATGGTTCTGTCCGAATCGTGGTTGAAGGAATGATGCGTGCAAAAATTACGGAATTTTTATCATTTGATCCGTTTGTTAGAGTTAAAGTTGAACCGGCGCCGGAACCAATGGTTAAAAAAACCGAACGGATTGAAGCCTTGATGTATAGCCTGATTAATCAATTTAAGGAATGTATTTCTCTCGGCGCGACAGTTCCGTTTGATGTACTTTTAGTAATTTTAAATATTACCGATCCTTGGGAGTTAGCGGATTTGATGACCATAAATTTGGATTTTAAAGTGGAAGAGAAGCAGGAAATTCTTGAGGCCGATAACATTGAGGGGAAGTTAGGAAAATTAGGGGAATCTATCGGTCGGCAATTGAAAGTTTTGCGCATGGCCCAAAAAATTCAGGCGGAAACCGGAAAGGAATTGGGAAAAATGGAAAAAGAAATGTTTTTGCGTGAACAGATGAAAACGATTGAAAAGGAATTGGGGATGGCCGGCGGCCGAACAGAAGTTGAGGAGTTAAAAGCAAAAATAGAAAAGGCGGGAATGCCTTCCGAGGCAAAAGAGCAAGCCTTAAAAGAGTTGGCTCGTCTTGAAAAAATGCCTTCCTTTAGTCCGGAAATTTCTTACATCAGAACTTATTTGGATTGGTTGGCTATGTTACCGTGGTCAAGAAAAACCGAAAGTAAAGTTGATATTAAAAAAGCTAAAAATATTTTGGATGACGACCATTATGGTTTAGACAAAGTTAAAGAAAGAGTGCTTGAGTATTTAGCAGTGCAAAAATTAGTGGGAAAAATAAAAGGCCCGATTCTTTGTTTTTCCGGTCCGCCGGGGACAGGCAAAACTTCAATCGGTAAAGCTATCGCCAAAGCTCTTGGCAGAAAATTTTTTAGAATGTCGCTCGGCGGTATTCGCGATGAAGCTGAAATTCGCGGCCATCGCCGAACTTATGTTGGCGCTCTGCCCGGAAGGATTATCCAGGGGATAAATACGGCTGGTACAAAAAATCCGGTTTTTATGCTTGATGAAATTGATAAAGTTGGCGCGGACTTTCGCGGCGATCCATCAGCGGCATTATTAGAAGCGCTTGATCCGGAACAAAATTATTCTTTTTCTGATCATTATCTTGAAGTTCCCTTTGATTTATCGGATGTGATGTTTATTACCACGGCTAATATTTTAGACACAATCCCGCCGGCGCTCCGCGACCGCATGGAGATGATTGAATTTCCTGGATATATTGAGGAAGAAAAATTTCATATCGCGGAAAAATTTTTACTCCCAAAACAATTAAAAGAAAATGGGCTCGAGAACGGTAGCAGATTGATAATTACCGAACCAGCTTTAAAGACGATTATCAGAGAATATACGCGGGAAGCTGGCGTTCGTGAACTTGAAAGAAATATTGCCGCCGTTTGCCGAAAGGTGGCGCGAAAAATTGCCGAGGGTGATCATAAAAATTATAAGGTCGGTATTTCCGATCTCCATCAATTCTTGGGGCCAGCCAAATATCACACGACTATGGCCGAGAAAAAGGATGAAGTTGGCGTGGCAACCGGGCTTGCCTGGACACAGGCTGGCGGAGAAATACTTTTGATTGAAGCGACTAAAATGCCGGGCAAGGGGCAGTTAATTTTGACCGGCCAATTGGGCAAAGTGATGCAGGAGTCGGCCCAAGCGGCTTATTCTTATGCTCGCTCACGCGCTAAGGTTTTCGGGATCAAAGATAAATTTTATAAAGATTCGGATATCCATATCCATGTTCCTGCAGGGGCTATTCCGAAAGACGGTCCCTCGGCCGGCGTGGCTATGGCTACGGCAATTATTTCAGTTCTGACCGGAAGACCTATTAAAAAAGATGTTGGCATGACCGGCGAAGTGACTCTCCGCGGCAGAGCTATGGAAATCGGCGGCGTTAAGGAAAAAGTTTTGGCTGCGCATCGGGCTGACATCAAAACGATAGTTTTGCCAAAAGATAATGAAAAAGATTTGGAAGAGCTTCCAAATAATGTTAGAAAAGATTTAAAATTTATTTTTGCCAAAGACGTGGATGATGTGTTAAGGGCGGCAATGGGAAAACAATTAATCCTTAGTAAATAA
- the aspS gene encoding aspartate--tRNA ligase: protein MTRTLIKDTVSKIGEEVILKGWVHVRRDMGKIIFIDLRDTSGLIQIVFASKDKEFMTLADKLRSEFVVAITGKVNKRPEKMINPKMLTGTVELEAKNLEILNESKTLPFEIDKDTTPVSEELRMKYRYLDLRSERMKTNILLRSKMLDEIRKFLHERNFAEIETPYITKGTPEGAREYIVPARLHAGKFYVLPQSPQQFKQLLMVAGFEKYFQIARCFRDEDQRGDRQPEFTQLDMEMSFAEQEDVMKLTEELMIHLAKTVVPDKKIKKMPFPVLTYDEAMKKYKTDKPDLREDKKNSNELAFCWVIDFPLFEWSESEKKLVSSHHPFTMPHKEDMDDLEEHPLDVRAYAYDLVLNGYEVGGGSIRIHDRTLQSKIFRLLGVGKDDAEARFGHIFEAFTYGAPPHGGIAPGLDRLAMIFAGEPNIREVMAFPKTSDARDLMMGAPSDLPEQQLKEAHIKIVEK from the coding sequence ATGACTCGCACGCTTATAAAAGACACAGTTTCAAAAATTGGCGAAGAAGTTATTCTTAAGGGTTGGGTTCATGTCCGGCGAGATATGGGCAAAATTATTTTTATTGATCTTCGTGATACGAGTGGTTTAATTCAGATAGTTTTTGCTTCCAAAGATAAAGAATTTATGACGTTAGCCGACAAGTTGCGGTCAGAATTTGTTGTAGCCATTACCGGGAAAGTGAATAAACGTCCGGAGAAAATGATCAACCCAAAAATGTTAACTGGCACAGTAGAACTTGAAGCAAAAAATTTGGAGATTTTAAATGAATCAAAAACGCTGCCTTTTGAAATTGATAAAGATACAACACCCGTCAGCGAAGAATTACGTATGAAATATAGATATCTTGATTTACGAAGCGAGCGGATGAAAACAAATATTTTATTGCGGAGCAAAATGCTTGATGAAATAAGAAAATTTTTGCACGAGCGTAATTTCGCAGAAATAGAAACGCCCTACATTACCAAAGGCACGCCAGAGGGCGCGCGTGAATATATTGTGCCGGCGCGCTTACATGCCGGAAAATTTTATGTTCTGCCACAATCACCACAGCAATTTAAACAGTTATTGATGGTCGCTGGTTTTGAAAAATATTTTCAAATTGCCAGATGTTTTCGCGATGAAGATCAGCGCGGCGACCGCCAGCCGGAATTTACTCAGCTTGATATGGAAATGTCTTTTGCGGAACAGGAGGACGTGATGAAATTAACCGAAGAATTGATGATCCATTTGGCAAAAACCGTGGTGCCGGATAAAAAAATTAAAAAGATGCCTTTTCCAGTTTTGACTTATGACGAGGCAATGAAAAAATATAAAACCGACAAGCCGGATTTGCGTGAAGATAAAAAAAATTCTAATGAATTAGCTTTTTGTTGGGTGATTGATTTTCCACTTTTTGAATGGTCTGAGTCGGAAAAAAAATTGGTTTCTTCCCACCATCCATTTACTATGCCGCACAAGGAAGATATGGATGATTTAGAGGAACATCCGCTTGATGTTCGCGCTTATGCTTATGATTTGGTTTTAAATGGTTATGAAGTTGGAGGAGGAAGTATCAGAATTCATGACCGAACGTTGCAGTCAAAAATTTTCCGATTGCTTGGCGTTGGTAAAGATGACGCCGAAGCGCGTTTTGGCCATATCTTTGAAGCCTTTACTTATGGCGCGCCGCCACATGGCGGTATTGCTCCGGGGCTTGATCGGTTGGCGATGATTTTTGCCGGCGAACCAAATATTCGTGAAGTGATGGCTTTCCCAAAAACTTCCGATGCCCGCGATTTAATGATGGGGGCCCCGTCGGATTTGCCGGAGCAGCAATTGAAAGAAGCGCACATTAAAATTGTGGAAAAATAA
- the asnS gene encoding asparagine--tRNA ligase, giving the protein MQTILLKDISQYLGQEVAIRGWIFNFRSSGSIFFLQVRDGSGFVQAIVSKKEVAPEIWEACEKITIESSIEISGTVSKHPKKEEYELQVKNLKILQIAEEYPIGKKEHGPDFLLDQRHLWLRSSKQWAALRVRNTVINATYEYFNQNGFIKIDTPILTPTACEGTTTLFEVPYFDLGKAYLAQSGQLYLEAAAMSFGRCFDFGPTFRAEKSKTRRHLTEFWMMDAEAAFVNHEGNMKIQEELICHIVKKVLEKNRKELEILERDISKLEKVQAPFGRMTYHEAVKKVQALGSDIKDGEDLGADDETLLTQDSDVPIFVEKWPRQIKAFYMKRDPKNPELVLGSDLIAPEGHGEIIGGSEREDNYDLLLARMKEEKMLLEDFQWYLDLRKYGSVPHSGFGYGLERITGWMCGIHHVRETIPFPRMINRLRP; this is encoded by the coding sequence ATGCAGACGATTTTATTGAAAGATATTAGCCAATATTTAGGCCAGGAAGTCGCGATTCGCGGCTGGATTTTTAATTTTCGTTCCTCGGGTAGCATTTTCTTTTTACAAGTTCGTGACGGTTCAGGCTTTGTCCAGGCGATTGTTTCTAAAAAAGAAGTAGCTCCAGAAATCTGGGAAGCTTGCGAAAAAATAACTATAGAAAGTTCGATAGAAATTTCCGGAACTGTCAGTAAACATCCCAAAAAAGAAGAGTATGAACTTCAAGTTAAAAATTTAAAAATACTTCAAATTGCTGAAGAGTACCCGATTGGAAAAAAAGAACATGGCCCGGATTTTTTGTTAGATCAAAGACACCTCTGGCTTCGCTCATCAAAACAATGGGCGGCGCTTCGCGTTAGAAATACTGTCATCAACGCGACTTATGAATATTTTAATCAGAATGGTTTTATAAAAATTGACACGCCGATTTTGACCCCGACCGCCTGCGAGGGAACAACGACCCTTTTTGAAGTTCCGTATTTTGATTTAGGAAAAGCTTATCTTGCGCAGTCAGGTCAACTTTATCTTGAAGCCGCGGCAATGAGTTTTGGCCGATGCTTTGACTTTGGCCCGACTTTCCGGGCGGAAAAATCAAAAACTCGCCGACACTTAACGGAATTTTGGATGATGGACGCCGAGGCGGCTTTTGTTAATCACGAGGGCAATATGAAAATTCAGGAAGAATTGATCTGCCATATCGTGAAAAAAGTTTTAGAAAAAAATAGAAAAGAATTGGAAATTTTGGAACGAGATATTTCCAAATTAGAAAAAGTTCAAGCTCCCTTTGGGCGAATGACTTATCATGAAGCGGTTAAAAAAGTTCAAGCGTTAGGGTCTGATATTAAAGATGGCGAAGATTTGGGTGCTGACGATGAAACTTTGCTGACTCAAGATTCCGACGTACCGATTTTTGTGGAAAAGTGGCCACGGCAAATTAAAGCTTTTTATATGAAACGCGATCCAAAAAATCCCGAACTGGTTTTGGGTTCAGATTTAATCGCGCCGGAAGGCCACGGAGAAATCATCGGTGGCTCGGAGCGTGAAGACAATTATGATTTATTGCTTGCGCGAATGAAAGAAGAAAAAATGCTGCTTGAAGATTTTCAATGGTATTTAGATTTAAGAAAATACGGCTCGGTTCCTCACTCAGGCTTTGGTTACGGGTTGGAGCGCATCACCGGCTGGATGTGCGGCATTCATCATGTTCGCGAAACGATCCCTTTTCCAAGAATGATTAATAGATTAAGACCATAA
- a CDS encoding DUF5701 family protein, protein MLPMSCPDEGTLLRQVFDRQVERLVAGGWHTALGWAERDLRLYLSMLADSPTGLLHAVGETIPERTPFLVVIPHAMLSVAKQMELLVVAKKHGYSSLECDKLWNPEGIGESKSPHLICDVDDGAGNVGRTTGEVTGEIKRACRHGLIMEEAIALALHSPESLIHHAFALIDADYQSEPWSGNGIRRQCVPELWLSSGGPTQNFSQLDSRREDRGVPSCRRRLFLDR, encoded by the coding sequence ATGCTTCCGATGAGTTGTCCGGATGAAGGAACTCTGCTTCGGCAGGTGTTTGATCGGCAGGTGGAGCGACTCGTCGCAGGTGGTTGGCATACGGCGCTCGGGTGGGCAGAGAGAGATCTTCGACTCTATCTTTCCATGCTCGCCGATTCGCCCACGGGCCTTCTTCATGCGGTCGGCGAGACGATTCCCGAGCGTACCCCGTTTCTTGTCGTGATTCCTCACGCCATGCTTTCTGTCGCGAAGCAAATGGAACTGCTCGTCGTGGCAAAGAAGCACGGTTATTCGAGTCTCGAGTGTGACAAATTGTGGAATCCCGAGGGAATCGGTGAGTCGAAATCGCCCCATCTCATTTGCGACGTGGACGACGGCGCTGGGAATGTGGGCCGGACTACGGGCGAAGTTACGGGCGAGATCAAACGCGCTTGCCGGCACGGCCTCATTATGGAAGAAGCGATCGCTCTCGCTCTCCACTCACCGGAATCGCTCATTCATCACGCCTTCGCGTTGATTGATGCGGACTACCAGAGTGAACCGTGGTCAGGAAACGGCATTCGCCGGCAATGCGTGCCAGAACTTTGGCTTAGTTCTGGCGGTCCGACACAGAACTTTAGCCAGTTGGATAGTCGGAGAGAAGACCGCGGTGTGCCTTCCTGTCGCCGCCGGCTGTTCCTTGACAGATAG